GGAGACTGAGATATTTTGAGTCCTCCCCATTTTCAACAGAATTGGGAAAACAGTTAATTTATATTACTTGCCTGCCCCTGGGGTCAACCACCTGTTCTGTTGGGTCGGGTTGCTAAGGTCGGAGTCCATCTCCGAGGCTATGGCTGGGCTCTGTCGTCTCCTctgctaccaccaccaccaccatcatggtCACCATCACATCACATTTATTGGTCAGACTGTGTACACAATGAGACAAGTCAAGACAGTCCTGGATTTTGGCTGAGAGGCAAAGCTTGGTGGGCCAAGAAAACAGAGTAACCGGAGCAGCTGGGGCCAAAGACGTTAGGTCTAATATGATGAAGAATTCACCACGCTAGAAGCGGGGCTGCGAGGGAATGGTGTAAGTGACACCAGGCAGCCTGGCGGGCACAGCGTCCGGGCTTTCTGCCCTGTCCCTGACCTGTAGGGCAGTGAAGCACTGGCTGCAGGGCCTGACCCAGCTCCACCTACGTTCCTGGGCTCGAGAATATTGAAGAGCTAAGGCAGTTTGGACAGGGCTGAGGGCTGGCCTGTAAATCcagccacctcattggaagaaaaaaagaagtctcaGTTTTCTGTCTGTCTAATGGAGATATGGAGATATAGGCCCTCTGGGTTCCTGCACTGGGTTCCTTTCCAGTTTGGCACAGAGGTCCTCTCAGGACCCACTTCTCTCACCACACTGGCCCACTCCGGTTTCCTGGAGGATTCCCCAGAAGCCCTTGGGGGGCATACTGCAGGCACCTCTCCCCCGTCAGGTGAGGCAAGCATTTGACCTGGTAGGAGAATTTCAGGAGACCGTGGTCCATGGGGCATGACACCTCATGTGAGCCAGACTTTGGGGTGCGGTCACAAGTGCCAAGAAGGTCATCGTCCCAGCCAAAGTCTGCATCCCAGACCTGCACCCTCAGGGGGCCCCCGGTGGCCAGGAGCACATCCCCGAAGTCCAGCCGCGTCATCCACCTGGGGTTGTTATCGTTCCATACTGTGGCGGTCCTCTGCTCCTGGCCGGCGAAGAAGACCTTCAGATAGGCGTCCGTGGCAGTGATCCAGTCTCCCCACAGACCTGATGCCTTGAAGTTCATGACCTCCAGGTGGGCCAGTCCCTTCTgccggggacagcagtcctgggTGGTGGCTGCTGAACCAGGACACATGCACTGGCATGGGTTCTTCGGGTTCTTGTGTTGCCCCGGGGGGCACGGGCGGTTGCAGTCCCTCCAGCGTGCCCTGTCAGTCACGTACTTGCTCACGGCCTGCCTGAGGGCCTCCCGCCGCGGGTCCTGGCTCTCCACAAGCATGTGCAGAGGCTCCAGCGTGTAGTCCACCAGGCCAGGGCTGTCCTGCAGTGAGGCCACCCAGGCTGAGAACTGCTCGGGCCCAGCCTGGCTCCCGAAGAGCAGGTCATGCATGGTTGAGTGGTGGCCACCATCGACATTGGAATGGCGCTCCCGGTAGGCCTGGTGGAAGGAGGTCCCCACCTTGtggttcttcttcttctcctcacATGCCTTGAACGATGGCGAGGCACTGGCCCTGTCGCTTATGCTGACCTCAGCCTCGACAGCCAGGCAGTCCTCGACCTCGCTGGCTGTGAGCCCCTCCAGGGCCAGCTCGCAGGTGCGCAGGGCGGTGAGGGCCGAGATGCGGCCGCCCAGCTCCATGGACCGGATGAAGTGGGTTCCGTAGCTGGAGATGAGCCTGTGGTAGTCGGGCTTGGTGGAGGTGTTGAAGTGGGGGGGCAGTGTCTTGAGGGCCCTCTTGAACTCAGGGTGTACTGGGGGAGTGTGCACCAGGTGAAAACTGAGAGGTGAGAAAAAAGCAGGTGAGCCCAGTGGTGGGCCCCTTTCAGTAACCCCCTTGAGATTGCCCAAGGTCGTATTAAATGTCAGAGctagggcttgaacccaggtgaCGTGGCTGCAAAGCCCAAGCTCTGAATCACCCATCCAGCAGGAAAACCCACTCTGCCCATTGCCCCTTGGTAACCTAGATAGTTTGTATAGGTTTTTCTTActcaaaaaagtttgttttttctctcaattttctaattttaaaagcaatgatACCCTACTGTTGGTAACCTTCTGGCTTTGGAGCCTAATCCTGTAggctttgtctgtctgtctcttggGCTGGGTCCTGTGTGCTCAGGCTCCTGACAGCTCTGGCCATGCAGTCAGGAGGTGCCCTGTCTCACTGTGTGGGAAACATGGCCTTCCGTGAGAGAAATCAGGGTCGGTGACTCTAGGTCCCATGGAGACATGCATTTCTCAGGGTGACAAAGTCCCTGAGGACTTGGGGCGTGTCTACTTTTGTTCAACCTGTAGTCATAATTCCCAGCACAGAGCCTGAGAAGGCAGAAATGAAGAGTGCTTGAGTGGATGAAACAGGCCCAGGGAAGAGGGACTGAGCTGGGTCTCCTGCCCACTGGAAGCTGGCAATGCCCAAGAAAGAGGGGGTTTGGCATCTCCTCCTGGTGGAAGCAGCCTCCGGTCCCCACCTTACCCTTCCAGGACTCCCA
This window of the Bos indicus x Bos taurus breed Angus x Brahman F1 hybrid chromosome 28, Bos_hybrid_MaternalHap_v2.0, whole genome shotgun sequence genome carries:
- the PRF1 gene encoding perforin-1 — protein: MDSSSMAARVLLLGILLLLPTPAPAPCYTAARSECQRALKFVPGSWLAGEGVDVTSLQRSGSFPVDTQRFLRPDGTCTLCRNALQKDVLQRLPLAITDWRAHGAGCKRRVVKLEGRSTEDVAGEAANRIRNDWQVGLDVSPKPNANVRVTVAGSHSEDANFAAQKTHQDNYRFSMDLVECRFYSFHLVHTPPVHPEFKRALKTLPPHFNTSTKPDYHRLISSYGTHFIRSMELGGRISALTALRTCELALEGLTASEVEDCLAVEAEVSISDRASASPSFKACEEKKKNHKVGTSFHQAYRERHSNVDGGHHSTMHDLLFGSQAGPEQFSAWVASLQDSPGLVDYTLEPLHMLVESQDPRREALRQAVSKYVTDRARWRDCNRPCPPGQHKNPKNPCQCMCPGSAATTQDCCPRQKGLAHLEVMNFKASGLWGDWITATDAYLKVFFAGQEQRTATVWNDNNPRWMTRLDFGDVLLATGGPLRVQVWDADFGWDDDLLGTCDRTPKSGSHEVSCPMDHGLLKFSYQVKCLPHLTGERCLQYAPQGLLGNPPGNRSGPVW